The Myxococcus fulvus sequence GCCCCCGTCCCTCCCCGCCCGGAGCGCGTCCTCCAGCCGCCCCGCCGCCAGGCTCACCTCCGTGAAGCCATAGCTGCCCGCCGTGCCATGCAGCTTGTGCGCGACGATGCCCGCCTCATCCAACGCGCCCCCATCGCCCGCGCGCGCCGCCGACAAGAGCACCTCCAGCCCGCCCACCTTGTCCTTCAGCCGCGCGCCGTACTCCTGGTTGAGCGCCACCAGGCTCGCCGCCAGCTCGTCGCGCACCAGGTCCACGTCCGCCAACGCCCGAGGCCCCGCCGGCGCCGGCGGCAACGCCTTGGTGAAGAGCTGATTCACCCAGAGGTACAGCTCATCCGGCCGGTACGGCTTGTGGATGATGCGCGCCACCTTGAGCTGCCGCGTGAGCAGCTCGTGGCTCTTCAGGTCCTTCCAGAACGCCGACGCGAACAACACCGGCAGGTCCGGCAGCGTGCCGCGCAGTTCGCGGATGAAGTCCGCCCCCGTCACCCCCGGCAACAGGCCGTCCACGATGGCCGCGTCCACCGGCACCTTCGCCAGCACCGTCCGCGCCTCCGCCGCCGTGCGCGCCGTCTCCACCCGGAAGCCCTTCTCCCGGAGGAAGGCGCACACCAGGCTCTGCAAGTCCTTGTCGTCCTCGAGGAACAGCAGCGTCTTCGCGTCGCTCATGAAACGGCCCTTGTCTCCAGCTCGCCGTCCTTGCCGGACAGCAACTCATGCAGCAGCTCGCGCACCGAGGCCACCAGCTCCTCCTCGGACGAGCGCGCCTTGCTCAGGTGCCGCGTCATCCCCAGCGTCAGCTGCCGCTGGTCCGCGCGTGACAGGTCCCGCCCCGTGAAGACGATGAGCGGCGTCGTGCGCCCCCGTCCCCGACGCAGGATGTCCACCACCTCGAACCCGTCCAGCCCCGGCAACCCCACGTCCAGCACGATGAGGTCCGGCGGCGTGCGCCGCGCCAGCTCCACCGCGCTCTCCCCATCCGCCGCCTCGAACACCTGCACCCGCCCCAGCCGCTCCAGCCGCGCGCAGATGACCCGCCGCGTGGCCACGTCGTCGTCCACCACCAGCACGCGCGCCTGCCCCGGCCGCCGCATCGCGTGGCGCAGCGCGCTGAGCAGCCCCGACTCCTCCAAGGGCTGCGACATCCAGTCCACCACCAGCGGCGTGCCCACGCCCTCGCCCTCCGACGAGCGCCCCGACAGCGCCACCACCGGCAGCGCCCGCGTGCGCGGCTGCTCCCGCAACGAGCGCACCCAGTCCAGCGCCTGCCCATCCGGTATCCGCGTGTCCAGCACCACCGCGTCCGGAGGCTCGGCCTCCAGCACCTTCTGCGCCTCCGCCAGGCTCACCGCCCGCACCACGCGGTAACCCTCTTGCGACAGCAACCCGCGCAGCAATCCGGACAGCTCGGGGTCCGCCGTGGCCACCAGCACGTCGTGCCGGCTGGTGTCCCGCGCCGTCGCCGCCGCCACCACCGCCGGGTGCGAGCCCGACAGGGGCCTGGCCGCCTCCAGCGTGAAGGTGAAGGTGGAGCCCTTGCCTGGCGCGCTCAGCACCTCGATGCCGCCGCCGTGCTGGTTCACGATGGCCTGCGAGATGGCCAGCCCCAGGCCCGTGCCGCCCTTGGAGCGCGTGTCCGAGCCGTCCAGCTGCTGGAAGCGCGCGAACAGCCGGTCCTTCTGCTCCTCGGGGATGCCAGGCCCGGAGTCCACCACGCTGAAGCGCACGCGCCCCGGCACCTCCGGCAGCACGCGCACCACCACCTCCGCGCCTCCCGTGGAGAACTTCACCGCGTTGGACACCAGGTTCGTGAGCACCTGGATGAGCCTGTCCCTGTCTCCGCGCACGCGCGGCGACTCCTCCACGTCCGCGCGCAGCACCACGCCCGCCGCGTCCGCCACGCCCTTGAGGCCGCTGAACGTCGCCTCCACCAGCTCGCGCGCATCCAGCGAGGCGAGCTTCAGCTCCAACATGCCCGCCTCCATCTTCTCCAGGTCGAGGATGTCGTTGATGAGGCGGATGAGCCGCTCCGTGTTCGAGCGGGCGATGCGCACCATCTCCAGCGCCGGCTCCGGCACCTCGCCGACGATGCCGCCCTCGAGCAACCCCAGCGAGCCGCGGATGGACGTCAGCGGCGTGCGCAGCTCGTGGCTCACCGTGGAGACGAACTCGTTCTTCATCCGCTCCACCTCCTTGCGCTCGGTGATGTCGCGCACGAAGGCGGTGAAGCGCGCGGGCCCCTCGCCCGGCACCCGCACCAGCGTCAGCTCCGCGGGGAACATGCTCCCGTCCGCGCGCAGGCACGGCGACTCCAGCCGCGTGGCCACGCCGGACGTCTCGCCCAGCGCGGCGGAGACCTCCTCGCGCTTGCCCGCGGGCAACGAGGCCGGCAGCGCGAGCGCCAGGAACTCGCGCCCCACCGCCTGGGCCGCCGTGAGCCGGAAGACCTTCTCCGCGGTGGGGTTGAGCTCGAGCAGCCGCCCCACCTCGTCGATGAGCAGGATGCCGTCCGGCGCCGCCTCCAGGATGGCCGCCTTGCGCGCCTGGGTGGTGCGCTGCTCCTCGCCCGCGGCGACGAGCTCCCGCCCCCGCTCCTCCACGCGCTCTTCCAGCGCCGCGTTGAGCGTGGCCAGCTCTCCGGACGCGCGCGACAGCCGCACCAGCACCACCACCACGTACGCCCCCAGGAGCAGCGACGCCGCGAAGAAGACGACGCGCGTGCGCTCGTTGGCCACCTGCGCCCGCTCGTGCAGCTGGATGAAGGTGCCCACCAGGCGCTCCGCCTGCGCGCTGGCCGAGCGCTCCAACAGGGCCTGCATCGCGGCGTCCGCCTCGCGCTGCTCGCCCCGGGCCTGGGCCGCCCGCGAACGCTCCAGGAGCGCGCGGTTGTCCTCCAGCGCGCCCAGGTACGCGTCCAGCGACGACGCCATCACCCGCGCCTCCTCGTTCGACAGGAAGGGCGGCACGTCGCGCAGCGCCTCGGCGCGGGCCCTCAGCGCGGCGAAGGCCTGGGCGTGGGAGCCGTGGCGCTCGGGCAGGCCCAGCCGCTCGCGGAGCACGTCCTGCTCCAGCTCCGCGCTCGCCAGGCGAAGTTGCTGCAGGCCGGTGCGGTACGCGTCGATGCGGGCCGTGCCCCAGGGGCGGCCCACCACGAACAGGGCGCACAGCACGAGCAGCGCCCCCACGGGGAGGGCCA is a genomic window containing:
- a CDS encoding ATP-binding protein, which encodes MTGTRLSKRSVALPVGALLVLCALFVVGRPWGTARIDAYRTGLQQLRLASAELEQDVLRERLGLPERHGSHAQAFAALRARAEALRDVPPFLSNEEARVMASSLDAYLGALEDNRALLERSRAAQARGEQREADAAMQALLERSASAQAERLVGTFIQLHERAQVANERTRVVFFAASLLLGAYVVVVLVRLSRASGELATLNAALEERVEERGRELVAAGEEQRTTQARKAAILEAAPDGILLIDEVGRLLELNPTAEKVFRLTAAQAVGREFLALALPASLPAGKREEVSAALGETSGVATRLESPCLRADGSMFPAELTLVRVPGEGPARFTAFVRDITERKEVERMKNEFVSTVSHELRTPLTSIRGSLGLLEGGIVGEVPEPALEMVRIARSNTERLIRLINDILDLEKMEAGMLELKLASLDARELVEATFSGLKGVADAAGVVLRADVEESPRVRGDRDRLIQVLTNLVSNAVKFSTGGAEVVVRVLPEVPGRVRFSVVDSGPGIPEEQKDRLFARFQQLDGSDTRSKGGTGLGLAISQAIVNQHGGGIEVLSAPGKGSTFTFTLEAARPLSGSHPAVVAAATARDTSRHDVLVATADPELSGLLRGLLSQEGYRVVRAVSLAEAQKVLEAEPPDAVVLDTRIPDGQALDWVRSLREQPRTRALPVVALSGRSSEGEGVGTPLVVDWMSQPLEESGLLSALRHAMRRPGQARVLVVDDDVATRRVICARLERLGRVQVFEAADGESAVELARRTPPDLIVLDVGLPGLDGFEVVDILRRGRGRTTPLIVFTGRDLSRADQRQLTLGMTRHLSKARSSEEELVASVRELLHELLSGKDGELETRAVS